The following coding sequences lie in one Salmo salar chromosome ssa13, Ssal_v3.1, whole genome shotgun sequence genomic window:
- the LOC106566466 gene encoding sorting nexin-21 isoform X1 codes for MASKLLDRLRRTLFKGEVVSREPIDVPEDSFPESSELEDDTECLSERLGGTLCFDGESAMESEDPGEASGPDSDSDFLGESVEDGFSSTDTSPVDLSPGGSSLLTCQLQRSLRSRTVPEKLVFEVTDASVVPESSSKYVLYTIHVIQSGMFDKTPAVITRRYTDFERLHSRLRRRHGDHMERVCFPRKRLRKNFVAETIAKRSRAFEQYLTHMHSLAELRRSATFLEFFYLGDLQAGQMLMRVGRYQEGLGPLLNGLRLQEKLGCEQQGMQQPHHQQRTHWLFTLLALVTCFQELEQLGEAQEYCDRALRDLAPSQEALQQHLFHPLLIPLLQTNVRLSWKISKDKRRWEVLLQEIQDSGADVGNQPSLKEYLMKENLVESEGNTKTKVKRDDTT; via the exons ATGGCTTCTAAGCTATTGGACAGACTGAGACGAACACTGTTCAAAGGAGAAGTAGTCTCTAGGGAGCCAATTGATGTACCAGAGGACAGCTTCCCAGAGAGTTCTGAGTTAGAAGATGACACCGAGTGTCTCTCAGAGCGGCTTGGGGGAACACTCTGCTTCGATGGGGAGAGCGCCATGGAATCAGAAGACCCAGGTGAGGCCTCAGGACCAGACAGTGATTCAGACTTCCTTGGAGAGTCCGTAGAGGATGGATTCAGCAGCACAG ACACCAGCCCAGTGGACCTGTCTCCTGGAGGCTCATCCCTGCTCACATGTCAGTTGCAGCGGAGCTTACGGAGCCGCACTGTGCCTGAGAAGCTGGTGTTTGAAGTGACTGATgccagtgtggtgccagagaGCTCCTCTAAGTATGTG ctcTACACCATCCATGTGATCCAGTCTGGGATGTTTGACAAAACCCCCGCCGTCATCACCCGGCGATACACCGACTTCGAGCGTCTGCACAGCCGCCTTCGCCGTCGTCACGGGGACCACATGGAGCGTGTCTGTTTCCCCCGCAAGAGGCTGCGTAAGAACTTTGTGGCAGAGACCATCGCCAAGCGGAGCCGGGCGTTTGAGCAGTACCTGACCCACATGCACTCTCTGGCTGAGCTGCGGCGCTCTGCCACCTTTCTGGAGTTTTTCTACCTGGGTGACCTGCAGGCTGGCCAGATGCTGATGCGTGTGGGCCGTTACCAGGAGGGCCTGGGCCCTCTGCTCAACGGCCTGAGGCTCCAGGAGAAGCTAGGCTGTGAGCAGCAGGGGATGCAGCAGCCACACCACCAGCAGCGCACCCACTGGCTCTTCACCCTGCTGGCCCTGGTGACCTGCTTCCAGGAGCTGGAGCAGCTGGGGGAGGCCCAGGAGTACTGTGACCGAGCCCTGAGGGACCTGGCCCCCTCACAGGAGGCCCTGCAGCAGCACCTCTTTCACCCACTGCTTATCCCTCTCCTCCAGACCAACGTCAGATTGTCGTGGAAGATCTCCAAGGATAAGCGGCGGTGGGAGGTGCTGCTGCAGGAGATCCAGGACTCTGGGGCTGATGTAGGGAACCAGCCCAGCCTGAAGGAGTACCTGATGAAGGAAAACCTAGTGGAGAGCGAGGGAAACACTAAGACCAAGGTCAAACGGGACGACACCACTTAA
- the LOC106566466 gene encoding sorting nexin-21 isoform X2, giving the protein MASKLLDRLRRTLFKGEVVSREPIDVPEDSFPESSELEDDTECLSERLGGTLCFDGESAMESEDPDTSPVDLSPGGSSLLTCQLQRSLRSRTVPEKLVFEVTDASVVPESSSKYVLYTIHVIQSGMFDKTPAVITRRYTDFERLHSRLRRRHGDHMERVCFPRKRLRKNFVAETIAKRSRAFEQYLTHMHSLAELRRSATFLEFFYLGDLQAGQMLMRVGRYQEGLGPLLNGLRLQEKLGCEQQGMQQPHHQQRTHWLFTLLALVTCFQELEQLGEAQEYCDRALRDLAPSQEALQQHLFHPLLIPLLQTNVRLSWKISKDKRRWEVLLQEIQDSGADVGNQPSLKEYLMKENLVESEGNTKTKVKRDDTT; this is encoded by the exons ATGGCTTCTAAGCTATTGGACAGACTGAGACGAACACTGTTCAAAGGAGAAGTAGTCTCTAGGGAGCCAATTGATGTACCAGAGGACAGCTTCCCAGAGAGTTCTGAGTTAGAAGATGACACCGAGTGTCTCTCAGAGCGGCTTGGGGGAACACTCTGCTTCGATGGGGAGAGCGCCATGGAATCAGAAGACCCAG ACACCAGCCCAGTGGACCTGTCTCCTGGAGGCTCATCCCTGCTCACATGTCAGTTGCAGCGGAGCTTACGGAGCCGCACTGTGCCTGAGAAGCTGGTGTTTGAAGTGACTGATgccagtgtggtgccagagaGCTCCTCTAAGTATGTG ctcTACACCATCCATGTGATCCAGTCTGGGATGTTTGACAAAACCCCCGCCGTCATCACCCGGCGATACACCGACTTCGAGCGTCTGCACAGCCGCCTTCGCCGTCGTCACGGGGACCACATGGAGCGTGTCTGTTTCCCCCGCAAGAGGCTGCGTAAGAACTTTGTGGCAGAGACCATCGCCAAGCGGAGCCGGGCGTTTGAGCAGTACCTGACCCACATGCACTCTCTGGCTGAGCTGCGGCGCTCTGCCACCTTTCTGGAGTTTTTCTACCTGGGTGACCTGCAGGCTGGCCAGATGCTGATGCGTGTGGGCCGTTACCAGGAGGGCCTGGGCCCTCTGCTCAACGGCCTGAGGCTCCAGGAGAAGCTAGGCTGTGAGCAGCAGGGGATGCAGCAGCCACACCACCAGCAGCGCACCCACTGGCTCTTCACCCTGCTGGCCCTGGTGACCTGCTTCCAGGAGCTGGAGCAGCTGGGGGAGGCCCAGGAGTACTGTGACCGAGCCCTGAGGGACCTGGCCCCCTCACAGGAGGCCCTGCAGCAGCACCTCTTTCACCCACTGCTTATCCCTCTCCTCCAGACCAACGTCAGATTGTCGTGGAAGATCTCCAAGGATAAGCGGCGGTGGGAGGTGCTGCTGCAGGAGATCCAGGACTCTGGGGCTGATGTAGGGAACCAGCCCAGCCTGAAGGAGTACCTGATGAAGGAAAACCTAGTGGAGAGCGAGGGAAACACTAAGACCAAGGTCAAACGGGACGACACCACTTAA